The genomic segment TAGTAGATTGTGTATAAGAGAAACGGTAAGAATGTCTCGGGCTTTTATTCCATTTATATAAAACGCCTAAAGCCAGTTTGTCTGGTTTAATGTAAGTTGTACTTCCCACATCACCAACAAAGTTACTTCCGCCAATAAAAACACCAAGCTCATTTATCTGAGCATTTAGCGTAATAAAAGGGAAAAAACATAACAATAAATTAAAAATTTTCTTCATTTAATTCAGAATTGCGTGCAAATATAATAATTATCGATACGAATCAAAGTTCCTTTACATAAATGTGCCTCTTTTTCAATTTACATTATGATTTTGAGTCATTTAATGATGATTCGCTATATGCAGAACGAGAAAATGTGGTATTATCGTATAGTGATGAAAAATAAAAGAGTTTAATTTCTCTTGTCTTCTCCCCAAAGCAGTTTGTTCCTTAGTGTTTTGAGGAAAGTTTCGCCGGGAATTTCAACCATTTTTAGTTTATAATCTGTTTTTTTAATTTTTAGGATTGATTCATTTTTTACAGAAGAAATTCTGGAATCTAATGAAACTAAATATTGATCTTCTCTTCCTGTTACTCGTAAAGTAATTTCAGTGTCGTCTGGAATAACAAGTGGTCTGGCGGTTAGATTATGAGGGGCTATTGGTGTAATTACTAAACTTTTTACATCAGGGGTTAAAATAGGACCACCGCAGCTTAATGAATATCCTGTTGAACCGGTTGGCGTAGAAATAATCAATCCGTCTGCCCAGTATGAATTTAGATATTCGTTGTTTAGATACGTTTCGACTGTAATCATTGAAGTCGTATCTTTTCTGCTCACGGTAACTTCATTCATGGCAAAATTAAGTTCTTTAAAAGCTTCATTATAAGGTTCGCAGGTTAAACCTAATAAAGTTCTTTCAGAAGTTGTATAATTTTGGTCTATAACATATTGAAGTAAAATGTCGATATTCTCTTTTTGAACTTTGGCAAGAAATCCTAATCTTCCGGCATTTATACCTAATAATGGAACACCCGAATTACGAACAAAAGCTGCAGCTCTCAAAATGGTACCATCGCCGCCAATACTAATCAGCATTTCAAAACTATTATCTAAAGCAGTATTTGGAGCAAAAGTTTTGTATTCTTTTTTTACAAGCTGTTTCTCATAAAGCATATTCAGGAAGTTTTCTTCAATTACCATTTCTACATCATTGGAATTGAAAAAAGAGAAAATGTCTTTTATAATAGGTTCGGTACTGTTTTGATAATATTGTCCGTAAATGGCTATTTTCATTTGATGTTTAATCGATTTTTTGTTTAATTGTTTAATCGTTAATTTTCTTCGTTAAAACGATTAAACAATTAACCGATTCAACAAACAATACTA from the Flavobacterium sp. genome contains:
- a CDS encoding NAD kinase, with protein sequence MKIAIYGQYYQNSTEPIIKDIFSFFNSNDVEMVIEENFLNMLYEKQLVKKEYKTFAPNTALDNSFEMLISIGGDGTILRAAAFVRNSGVPLLGINAGRLGFLAKVQKENIDILLQYVIDQNYTTSERTLLGLTCEPYNEAFKELNFAMNEVTVSRKDTTSMITVETYLNNEYLNSYWADGLIISTPTGSTGYSLSCGGPILTPDVKSLVITPIAPHNLTARPLVIPDDTEITLRVTGREDQYLVSLDSRISSVKNESILKIKKTDYKLKMVEIPGETFLKTLRNKLLWGEDKRN